Proteins from one Caulobacter sp. X genomic window:
- a CDS encoding rubredoxin, whose protein sequence is MSAEPFKVWQCRTCGYIYDEEQGDPTEGLAPGTRWADIPAGWICPMCGTPKSDFDMIEL, encoded by the coding sequence ATGAGCGCGGAACCCTTCAAGGTCTGGCAGTGCCGCACCTGCGGCTACATCTACGACGAGGAACAGGGCGATCCGACCGAGGGCCTCGCCCCCGGCACGCGCTGGGCCGACATCCCCGCCGGCTGGATCTGCCCGATGTGCGGCACGCCGAAGTCCGACTTCGACATGATCGAGCTGTAG
- a CDS encoding CocE/NonD family hydrolase, giving the protein MRFASVLRAGLLAAAAASVFTAAAQAQISAMTPDIDGKYVAAKVNYDYEKRVVMIPMRDGTKLYTVIVVPKGGKNLPILLTRTPYNATKRAARADSSRMVAAMPQGDEPFVADGGYIRVFQDIRGKYGSEGDYVMTRPLKGPLNSSEVDHSTDAYDTIDWLVKNVPETNGKVGMLGSSYEGFTVVMALVNPHPALKAAAPMSPMVDGWMGDDWFQFGAFRQINFDYFTGQTTVRGAGESVQRQGYDDYSNFLREGSAGDYAKNHGLDQLPWFKKLAEHTAYDSFWSEQALDKTMEKTPLKVPTMWIQGLWDQEDIWGAVHSYPALESKDKNNDMNYLVLGPWRHSQVNYDGYNLGPFKWDGDTALQFRRDVLKPFFDQHLKDGPKADTPPVLIYDPGQNKWNRYASWPQGGTNAQTTKNLYLEAKGGLDFTAPAPAKGDAAYDEYVSDPAKPVPYIPRPLQFADRSRWTPWLVTDQRSVDGRPDVLTYTSEPLKEPLKIAGVPKVNLVASTSGTDSDWVIKLIDVYPDEVPSQPELGGYQLPVGMTIFRGRYRESFSQPKALTPNKALKYQFILPTANYTFKPGHRIMVQVQSSWFPLYDRNPQTFVPNIFFAKPGDYVKATQRVFHAGDTASFIELPVVDAK; this is encoded by the coding sequence ATGCGTTTTGCTTCCGTCTTGCGCGCCGGCTTGCTCGCCGCCGCGGCCGCTTCGGTGTTCACTGCCGCCGCCCAGGCGCAGATCTCGGCGATGACGCCGGACATCGACGGCAAGTATGTCGCCGCCAAGGTCAATTACGATTACGAAAAGCGTGTCGTGATGATCCCGATGCGCGACGGCACCAAGCTCTACACCGTCATCGTCGTGCCCAAGGGCGGCAAGAACCTGCCGATCCTGCTGACCCGCACCCCCTACAACGCCACCAAGCGCGCGGCCCGCGCCGACAGCTCGCGCATGGTGGCGGCCATGCCGCAGGGCGACGAGCCCTTCGTGGCCGACGGCGGCTACATCCGCGTCTTCCAGGACATCCGCGGCAAGTACGGCTCGGAAGGCGACTATGTGATGACGCGGCCGCTGAAGGGCCCGCTGAACAGCTCCGAGGTCGACCACTCCACCGACGCCTACGACACCATCGACTGGCTGGTGAAGAACGTGCCCGAGACCAACGGCAAGGTCGGCATGCTGGGCAGCTCGTACGAAGGCTTCACGGTGGTGATGGCCCTGGTCAATCCGCACCCGGCCTTGAAGGCGGCGGCGCCGATGAGCCCGATGGTCGACGGCTGGATGGGCGACGACTGGTTCCAGTTCGGCGCCTTCCGCCAGATCAACTTCGACTACTTCACCGGCCAGACGACGGTGCGCGGCGCGGGCGAGAGCGTCCAACGCCAGGGCTATGACGACTATTCGAACTTCCTGCGCGAGGGGTCGGCCGGCGACTACGCCAAGAACCACGGCCTGGACCAACTGCCCTGGTTCAAGAAGCTGGCCGAGCACACGGCCTATGACAGCTTCTGGAGCGAGCAGGCCCTCGACAAGACCATGGAGAAGACGCCGCTCAAGGTGCCGACCATGTGGATCCAGGGCCTGTGGGACCAGGAGGACATCTGGGGCGCGGTGCACTCGTACCCGGCGCTGGAGTCCAAGGACAAGAACAATGACATGAACTACCTGGTGCTGGGCCCGTGGCGGCACAGCCAAGTGAATTACGACGGCTACAACCTCGGCCCGTTCAAGTGGGACGGCGACACCGCCCTGCAGTTCCGCCGCGACGTGCTCAAGCCCTTCTTCGACCAGCACCTGAAGGACGGCCCCAAGGCCGACACCCCGCCGGTGCTGATCTACGATCCGGGCCAGAACAAGTGGAACCGCTACGCCAGCTGGCCCCAAGGCGGGACCAACGCCCAGACGACCAAGAACCTCTATCTGGAAGCCAAGGGCGGTCTCGACTTCACCGCACCGGCGCCGGCCAAGGGCGACGCGGCCTATGACGAATATGTCTCGGATCCGGCCAAGCCCGTGCCGTACATCCCGCGTCCGCTGCAGTTCGCTGATCGCAGCCGCTGGACGCCCTGGCTGGTCACCGACCAGCGCAGCGTCGATGGCCGTCCGGACGTCCTGACCTATACGTCCGAGCCGCTCAAGGAACCGCTGAAGATCGCCGGCGTGCCGAAGGTGAACCTGGTGGCCTCGACCAGCGGGACCGACAGCGACTGGGTCATCAAGCTGATCGACGTCTATCCGGATGAGGTCCCCAGCCAGCCCGAGCTAGGCGGCTATCAGCTGCCGGTCGGCATGACCATCTTCCGCGGCCGCTATCGCGAGAGCTTCAGCCAGCCCAAGGCCCTGACGCCGAACAAGGCGCTGAAGTACCAGTTCATCCTGCCGACCGCGAACTACACCTTCAAGCCGGGGCACCGGATCATGGTGCAGGTCCAGTCCAGCTGGTTCCCGCTCTATGATCGCAACCCGCAGACCTTCGTGCCGAACATCTTCTTCGCCAAGCCCGGCGACTATGTGAAGGCCACGCAGCGGGTGTTCCACGCGGGCGATACGGCCAGCTTCATCGAGCTGCCGGTCGTCGACGCCAAGTAG
- the purQ gene encoding phosphoribosylformylglycinamidine synthase subunit PurQ, with product MKAAVIVFPGSNCDRDCKVAIERSAGARVEMVWHQETALPDDLDLIVLPGGFSYGDYLRCGAMAALSPVMKEVVAAADKGVAVVGICNGFQVLTEVGLLPGALLRNAGLKYVCKPVELDIVNGQTRFTAGYGEQRQAVMTVGNGEGNYFADEETLDRLEGEGQVVFRYKENPNGSARDIAGIINDKGNVLGLMPHPDRAFDADLGSEDGAILFRSIFQSA from the coding sequence ATGAAAGCCGCCGTCATCGTTTTTCCGGGTTCGAACTGCGATCGTGACTGCAAGGTCGCCATCGAGCGCTCCGCTGGGGCGCGTGTCGAAATGGTCTGGCACCAGGAGACGGCCCTGCCGGACGATCTGGACCTGATCGTCCTGCCCGGCGGCTTCTCGTACGGCGATTACCTGCGCTGCGGCGCCATGGCGGCGCTCAGCCCCGTGATGAAGGAAGTCGTCGCCGCCGCCGACAAGGGCGTCGCGGTCGTCGGTATCTGCAACGGCTTCCAGGTGCTGACCGAGGTCGGCCTGTTGCCCGGCGCCCTGCTGCGCAACGCCGGCCTCAAGTACGTCTGCAAGCCCGTCGAGCTGGACATCGTCAATGGCCAGACCCGCTTCACGGCCGGCTATGGCGAGCAGCGCCAGGCGGTGATGACCGTCGGCAACGGCGAGGGCAACTACTTCGCCGACGAAGAGACGCTGGACCGTCTCGAGGGCGAGGGCCAGGTGGTGTTCCGCTACAAGGAAAACCCCAACGGCTCGGCCCGCGACATCGCCGGCATCATCAACGACAAGGGCAACGTCCTGGGCCTCATGCCCCACCCCGACCGCGCCTTCGACGCCGATCTTGGCTCGGAAGACGGCGCGATCCTGTTCCGCAGCATCTTCCAGAGCGCCTAG
- a CDS encoding DUF3291 domain-containing protein, with amino-acid sequence MSAKFHLAEVNVGRLKAPIDHPMIKDFAGNLDRINALAEGSPGFVWRLKGDGNNATDLAIGGDPLFIPNLSVWEDIPSLGAYVYRSGHVEIMRRRREWFEHMDLYMALWWVPAGHTPTVEEALEKLAHLEAHGPTPAAFTFKAPFPPPSGEAVEPELDACA; translated from the coding sequence ATGAGCGCGAAGTTCCACCTGGCCGAGGTCAATGTCGGGCGGCTGAAGGCGCCGATCGATCATCCGATGATCAAGGACTTCGCCGGCAACCTCGACCGCATCAACGCGCTGGCCGAAGGCTCCCCCGGCTTCGTCTGGCGGCTGAAGGGCGATGGCAACAACGCCACGGACCTGGCCATCGGCGGCGATCCGCTGTTCATCCCGAACCTGTCGGTCTGGGAGGATATTCCCTCGCTCGGCGCCTACGTCTATCGCAGCGGCCACGTCGAGATCATGCGCCGCCGCCGCGAGTGGTTCGAACACATGGACCTCTACATGGCGCTATGGTGGGTCCCGGCCGGCCACACGCCGACTGTCGAGGAAGCGCTGGAGAAGCTGGCGCACCTGGAAGCGCATGGCCCGACACCCGCCGCCTTCACTTTCAAGGCGCCCTTCCCGCCGCCCAGCGGCGAGGCGGTGGAGCCGGAATTGGACGCGTGCGCTTGA
- the purL gene encoding phosphoribosylformylglycinamidine synthase subunit PurL, translating to MSTPQKPMAELAAEFGLKPAEYDVVLKRLGREPNLVELGVFSVMWSEHCSYKSSKNQLKKFPISGPRVICGPGENAGVIDIGDGDAIIFKMESHNHPSYIEPYQGAATGVGGIMRDVFTMGARPIALLNALRFGDPEHPKTKRLVDGVVAGIAGYGNCVGVPTVAGETNFHKGYNGNILVNAMCVGLAKADSIFYSAAPGPGLAVVYFGSKTGRDGIHGATMSSAEFSEDSEEKRPTVQVGDPFAEKLLIEATLELMATGAVAAIQDMGAAGLTSSSVEMAGKGGVGIELNMDMVPQREEGMSAYEMMLSESQERMLAVLKPGREQDGHAIFEKWGLDAAVIGYTTDTGRLVLKHHGETVCDVPLAPLFDDAPLYDRPWVQPKLDPRLDPATIPAPTDWTKAVLTVVGCPDMASKRWLWEQYDRHVMADTLEDSATGCDAGIVRIHGAGKAIAVTSDCTPRYVQADPYEGGKQAVAEAWRNLTAAGALPIAITDNLNFGSPEKPETMGQIVRATDGMAEACRALDFPVVSGNVSLYNETNGVAIPPTPTVGAVGLLEDYDLRTGFGAVAEGDTLVLVGDTHGELGASIYLREILGREDGAPPPVDLAVERKNGDFVRGLIASGLVAGVHDLSDGGLLVAAADVALASKVGITLNATSQTHAHPYLFGEDQARYLIATPDPDAVLDAAKEAGVQASVAGVAGGETFASDGLFSIPLETLRTAHEAWLPGYMNAPKA from the coding sequence ATGAGCACGCCCCAAAAGCCCATGGCCGAATTGGCCGCCGAGTTCGGCCTGAAACCCGCCGAATATGACGTTGTCCTCAAGCGCTTGGGCCGCGAGCCCAACCTCGTCGAGTTGGGCGTCTTTTCGGTGATGTGGTCCGAGCATTGCTCGTACAAGTCCTCGAAGAACCAGCTGAAGAAGTTCCCGATCAGCGGCCCCCGCGTGATCTGCGGCCCAGGCGAGAACGCCGGCGTGATCGACATCGGCGACGGCGACGCGATCATCTTCAAGATGGAGAGCCACAACCACCCCTCGTACATCGAGCCCTATCAGGGCGCGGCGACGGGCGTGGGCGGCATCATGCGCGACGTCTTCACGATGGGCGCGCGGCCGATCGCGCTGCTGAACGCTCTGCGCTTCGGTGATCCGGAGCATCCGAAGACCAAGCGCCTGGTGGACGGCGTGGTCGCCGGCATCGCCGGCTATGGCAACTGCGTGGGCGTGCCCACCGTCGCCGGCGAGACCAACTTCCACAAGGGCTACAACGGCAACATCCTGGTCAACGCCATGTGCGTGGGCCTGGCCAAGGCCGACAGCATCTTCTACTCGGCCGCCCCGGGCCCGGGCCTGGCGGTCGTCTATTTCGGCTCCAAGACCGGCCGCGACGGCATCCATGGCGCGACCATGTCCTCGGCCGAGTTCTCGGAGGACTCCGAGGAGAAGCGCCCCACCGTCCAGGTCGGCGACCCCTTCGCCGAGAAGCTGCTGATCGAAGCCACGCTGGAGCTGATGGCCACCGGCGCGGTCGCCGCCATCCAGGATATGGGCGCGGCGGGCCTGACCTCCTCGTCGGTCGAGATGGCCGGCAAGGGCGGCGTCGGCATCGAGCTGAACATGGACATGGTCCCTCAGCGCGAAGAGGGCATGAGCGCCTACGAGATGATGCTGTCGGAAAGCCAGGAGCGCATGCTGGCGGTCCTGAAGCCCGGCCGCGAGCAGGACGGCCACGCCATCTTCGAGAAGTGGGGCCTGGACGCCGCCGTCATCGGCTACACCACCGACACCGGCCGCCTGGTGCTGAAGCATCACGGCGAGACGGTCTGCGACGTGCCGCTGGCCCCGCTGTTCGACGACGCGCCGCTGTATGACCGTCCCTGGGTCCAGCCCAAGCTCGACCCGCGCCTGGATCCGGCCACCATCCCCGCGCCCACCGACTGGACGAAGGCCGTGCTGACCGTCGTCGGCTGCCCCGATATGGCCTCCAAGCGCTGGCTGTGGGAGCAGTACGACCGCCACGTCATGGCCGACACGCTGGAAGACAGCGCTACCGGCTGCGACGCCGGCATCGTGCGCATCCATGGCGCCGGCAAGGCCATCGCCGTCACCAGCGACTGCACCCCGCGCTATGTCCAGGCCGACCCCTACGAAGGCGGCAAGCAGGCCGTCGCGGAAGCCTGGCGTAACCTGACGGCCGCCGGCGCCCTGCCGATCGCCATCACCGACAACCTCAACTTCGGCAGCCCCGAAAAGCCCGAGACCATGGGCCAGATCGTCCGGGCCACCGACGGCATGGCCGAGGCCTGCCGCGCGCTGGACTTCCCGGTCGTGTCGGGCAACGTCAGCCTCTACAACGAGACCAACGGCGTCGCCATTCCGCCGACCCCGACCGTCGGGGCCGTGGGCCTGCTCGAGGACTACGACCTGCGCACGGGCTTCGGCGCCGTCGCCGAGGGCGACACCCTGGTGTTGGTCGGCGATACGCACGGCGAACTGGGCGCTTCCATCTATCTGCGTGAGATCCTGGGCCGCGAGGACGGCGCCCCGCCGCCGGTCGACCTGGCGGTCGAGCGCAAGAACGGCGACTTCGTGCGCGGCCTGATCGCCTCAGGCCTGGTCGCCGGCGTCCACGACCTGTCGGACGGCGGCCTGTTGGTCGCCGCGGCCGACGTGGCCCTGGCCAGCAAGGTCGGGATCACCCTGAACGCGACCAGCCAGACCCACGCTCACCCGTACCTCTTCGGCGAAGACCAAGCCCGCTACCTGATCGCCACGCCCGATCCCGACGCCGTGCTGGACGCGGCCAAGGAGGCCGGCGTCCAAGCCAGCGTCGCGGGCGTCGCCGGCGGCGAGACCTTCGCCTCGGATGGCCTGTTCAGCATTCCGCTGGAGACCCTGCGCACCGCGCACGAAGCCTGGCTGCCGGGCTATATGAACGCGCCCAAGGCCTGA